One window of the Niallia circulans genome contains the following:
- a CDS encoding PLP-dependent aminotransferase family protein, producing MAEMEWKPQKDSTVSLHQQITTYLKKKIIHGEWTIGMKLPSQRSLAEQFAVNRSTIVTALEELAADGLIETKMGSGTKVINNTWSLLASTPPPDWISYVKSSIHRPNISIIQKINKAEANPNIIRLGTGELSPKLLPKARMEEMFHQKGNLSLSLGYTEPKGSLALRQAVSSYLKKKGIIATSESILIVSGGLQALQLLSLGLLKRGSAIFHETPSYLNSIHVFQSAGMHLLGLPLDEEGITCHSIGRLKRQHQAGLLYTIPNYHNPTGIVMSERRRKELIAISQKEAIPIIEDDVYGDLWLETLPPKPLKALDTQGNVLYIGSMSKTLSPGLRIGWIVGPEPVIEHLADIKMQTDYGSSSLSQFAVERWLQNGWYEDFLTEVRAELRLRRDFTNNLLKKYFSDIAEWTVPNGGFYIWLKLKPMISSRKLFEISLKEGILINPGIVYDKADDRHLRISYSYASLEELEKGLITLAQLISRVAKG from the coding sequence ATGGCAGAAATGGAATGGAAGCCACAAAAGGATTCAACCGTTTCCTTACACCAACAAATTACTACCTATCTGAAAAAGAAAATAATTCATGGAGAATGGACGATTGGGATGAAACTCCCTTCTCAAAGAAGCTTAGCAGAGCAATTTGCAGTCAACCGGAGCACCATTGTTACAGCACTCGAAGAATTGGCTGCGGATGGGTTAATTGAAACAAAAATGGGAAGTGGAACAAAGGTAATAAATAACACATGGAGTTTACTCGCCTCCACTCCGCCTCCTGATTGGATTAGTTATGTTAAATCGAGCATTCATCGACCGAACATCTCCATTATTCAAAAAATTAATAAAGCCGAAGCAAATCCGAATATTATCAGACTTGGTACTGGCGAGCTTTCTCCAAAGCTATTACCTAAGGCACGGATGGAAGAAATGTTTCACCAGAAGGGCAACCTAAGCTTGTCACTTGGATATACCGAGCCTAAAGGAAGTTTAGCTTTGCGACAAGCGGTTAGTTCTTATTTAAAAAAGAAGGGAATTATCGCTACCTCTGAGTCGATCTTGATTGTTTCAGGCGGGCTCCAGGCACTTCAATTACTATCCCTTGGTCTCTTAAAGCGAGGATCAGCCATTTTTCATGAAACACCATCCTATTTAAATTCCATCCATGTCTTCCAATCAGCAGGAATGCACTTATTAGGCCTGCCGCTTGATGAAGAAGGAATCACCTGTCATAGCATTGGACGACTAAAAAGACAGCATCAAGCCGGGCTGTTGTATACAATTCCTAATTATCATAACCCTACTGGCATTGTCATGTCTGAAAGGAGACGAAAGGAGTTAATAGCAATTAGTCAAAAAGAAGCAATACCTATTATTGAGGATGATGTATATGGAGATTTATGGTTAGAAACTCTCCCGCCCAAGCCCTTAAAAGCACTTGATACACAAGGAAACGTTCTCTATATCGGAAGTATGTCCAAAACATTAAGTCCAGGACTGCGAATTGGTTGGATTGTAGGACCTGAACCAGTTATCGAGCATTTAGCCGATATTAAGATGCAGACAGACTATGGTTCAAGCAGTTTATCTCAATTTGCTGTAGAAAGATGGTTGCAAAACGGATGGTATGAGGATTTCTTAACAGAAGTAAGAGCAGAGCTAAGACTGCGAAGAGATTTTACAAATAATCTATTAAAGAAATATTTCTCTGATATTGCTGAGTGGACAGTACCTAATGGTGGATTCTACATCTGGCTGAAATTAAAACCAATGATATCTTCACGTAAGCTATTTGAGATTTCTCTTAAAGAGGGAATTCTTATCAATCCAGGGATCGTATACGATAAAGCAGATGACCGGCATCTGCGAATATCCTACTCCTATGCTTCATTAGAAGAATTAGAAAAAGGATTAATAACCTTAGCACAGCTTATCAGCAGGGTAGCAAAGGGATGA
- a CDS encoding FusB/FusC family EF-G-binding protein translates to MTEPFIKNEQLNFIKKQISNIKDSMNKSLPKPVLAAVIDLAQAKIFELFPQATSSQQELLNISKWKTKDEYEQYIERLATYVLPFPKITEQQLKKLFPKQKKLRLPDFATMDLHKLTYLSWIDGKSNRKYIIYEIDGKLVGMEGKMTPTNKKNICSFCNSFGEVAYFSTITKDKKPKNADYYKAIGNLICIDSSECNKNIANTAYLQEFLLTAEGRLY, encoded by the coding sequence ATGACAGAACCATTTATAAAAAATGAACAATTGAATTTTATCAAAAAGCAAATTTCCAACATTAAAGATAGTATGAATAAAAGTTTACCTAAACCAGTGTTAGCTGCAGTAATCGACTTAGCTCAGGCGAAAATATTTGAGCTTTTTCCACAAGCAACAAGCTCTCAGCAAGAGTTATTGAATATTTCCAAATGGAAAACAAAGGATGAATATGAACAATATATAGAGCGACTTGCAACGTATGTATTGCCATTTCCAAAAATTACAGAACAACAGTTAAAAAAATTATTCCCAAAGCAAAAGAAATTAAGATTACCTGATTTCGCAACAATGGACCTTCATAAATTAACCTATTTAAGCTGGATAGATGGAAAATCTAATAGAAAATATATCATTTATGAAATAGATGGAAAATTAGTAGGGATGGAAGGGAAAATGACCCCGACTAATAAAAAAAATATTTGTTCCTTTTGCAATAGCTTTGGAGAGGTTGCCTATTTTTCAACGATTACCAAAGACAAGAAACCTAAAAATGCGGATTATTACAAGGCTATCGGAAACCTGATTTGTATAGATAGTAGCGAATGCAATAAGAACATAGCCAATACCGCTTATTTGCAAGAATTTTTATTGACCGCAGAGGGTCGACTCTACTGA
- a CDS encoding CD3324 family protein: MKYTNAMNVLPEKLILEIQKYIQGETLYIPKQENAHKKWGTSSGGRLMLDRRNNAIKAAFANGSSIQALAKEYHLSTETIKKIVYSHKNKE, translated from the coding sequence TTGAAGTATACGAACGCAATGAATGTTTTACCTGAAAAGCTTATTTTGGAAATTCAAAAATATATCCAGGGCGAGACCTTGTATATTCCAAAGCAAGAAAATGCCCATAAGAAGTGGGGTACTTCAAGTGGGGGAAGGCTAATGCTGGATCGCAGAAATAATGCGATAAAAGCTGCCTTTGCAAATGGAAGCAGCATTCAAGCATTAGCGAAGGAATACCATCTCTCCACAGAAACAATTAAGAAAATCGTCTATTCACATAAAAATAAAGAATAG
- a CDS encoding LLM class flavin-dependent oxidoreductase, translated as MKLSVLDQSVISKNGNASMTLANTIKLAKRTEELGYTRFWVAEHHNSNGIAGTSPEILISSIAAQTNRIRVGSGGVLLPQYSPFKIAEDFKVLEALYPNRIDLGIGRSPGGSTPTRLALTDGIRKSLNEFPRQVTALQEFLIGSSPDYEVQAYPSVETQPEMWMLGVSQRGARLAAEKGTAFTYGHFINPISGSIAMQHYRENFQPSSFLANPQANVCVFVVCAPTQEEAEEMALSQDLWLLAIEKGQDTFLLSKEEAKNIVLSEEDKAIIRKNRKRAIIGTPGKVKEELLRLSKVYQTEEMMIITNIYDFEEKMQSYTLLAEALL; from the coding sequence GTGAAATTAAGTGTACTTGATCAATCTGTAATAAGTAAGAATGGGAATGCGAGCATGACTCTTGCAAATACCATTAAATTGGCAAAACGAACAGAGGAGCTTGGCTACACTCGTTTTTGGGTTGCGGAGCATCATAACTCAAATGGCATCGCTGGTACCTCCCCGGAGATACTTATATCGAGTATTGCTGCTCAGACAAACAGAATTCGTGTGGGCTCAGGGGGCGTTTTACTGCCCCAATATAGTCCTTTTAAAATTGCAGAAGATTTTAAAGTGTTAGAAGCACTTTATCCGAATCGAATCGATTTAGGAATTGGCCGTTCTCCAGGTGGGTCTACCCCAACTCGTTTGGCTCTTACAGATGGGATTAGAAAAAGCCTAAATGAATTTCCTCGCCAAGTAACGGCACTTCAAGAATTTCTTATAGGTTCTTCGCCTGATTATGAGGTTCAAGCTTATCCTTCTGTTGAAACGCAGCCAGAAATGTGGATGCTCGGTGTCTCACAACGGGGAGCTAGATTAGCCGCTGAAAAGGGAACTGCTTTTACTTATGGCCACTTTATAAACCCGATTAGCGGAAGTATTGCCATGCAACATTATAGAGAGAACTTCCAGCCGTCTAGTTTTCTTGCAAATCCGCAGGCAAATGTATGTGTATTTGTTGTTTGTGCACCTACCCAAGAAGAAGCCGAAGAAATGGCATTAAGCCAAGATTTATGGCTGTTAGCAATCGAAAAAGGACAAGATACTTTCCTTCTTTCCAAGGAAGAGGCAAAAAATATAGTGCTTTCGGAAGAAGATAAAGCAATCATAAGAAAAAATCGCAAACGGGCCATCATTGGAACCCCTGGAAAAGTTAAAGAAGAGCTGCTCCGATTAAGTAAAGTCTACCAAACCGAAGAAATGATGATTATTACGAACATTTATGATTTTGAAGAAAAAATGCAATCCTATACACTGCTGGCAGAAGCGCTTCTTTGA
- a CDS encoding LLM class flavin-dependent oxidoreductase, protein MKLSILDQAPVLSGKSAQEALKESMKLAQLGEKLGYTRYWIAEHHDFPGLASSAPEVMLGYIGANTEKIKIGAGAILLPHYKPYKVAETFNMLATLFPDRIDLGIGRAPGGSAEASIALSGNFLENVRNMPNSIKDLLHFLYNNYPTDQMFSKITAHPFPDTPPVPWILGTSEKSAIQAASYGTAYAFGHFMSDKDGIEIVNTYRNAFRQSSGLQKPQAIITVSVICAETSELAEELALSWFLSKIQTDKGEKNNGIPTLEEARNYSFTSDEKERIQEMRKKMMIGNPKEVKQQLAELQSAYSVDEIMIVTITNSYDRRIKSYELIAKEVW, encoded by the coding sequence ATGAAATTAAGTATTTTAGACCAAGCACCTGTACTATCTGGGAAGAGTGCGCAGGAGGCACTTAAGGAATCGATGAAGCTTGCTCAATTGGGCGAAAAATTGGGATACACAAGATATTGGATTGCAGAACACCATGATTTCCCTGGTCTTGCTAGTTCTGCCCCAGAAGTGATGCTTGGGTATATCGGAGCCAATACAGAAAAGATCAAAATTGGGGCAGGAGCCATACTATTGCCACACTATAAACCATATAAAGTAGCAGAAACATTTAATATGCTTGCAACGTTATTTCCCGATCGGATTGATCTAGGAATAGGACGGGCACCTGGTGGATCTGCCGAAGCTTCGATAGCTCTTTCTGGGAATTTCTTAGAAAATGTCCGAAATATGCCTAACTCAATTAAAGATCTTCTCCATTTTTTATATAATAATTATCCAACAGATCAGATGTTTTCAAAAATAACAGCCCATCCTTTTCCGGATACTCCTCCTGTTCCGTGGATTCTCGGAACAAGTGAAAAAAGTGCTATTCAAGCAGCAAGTTATGGGACTGCCTATGCATTTGGCCATTTTATGAGTGACAAAGATGGAATCGAGATTGTCAACACTTACAGAAATGCTTTTCGACAGAGCAGCGGTCTCCAAAAACCACAAGCTATCATAACTGTATCGGTTATCTGCGCAGAAACCTCCGAACTAGCAGAAGAGCTTGCTTTAAGCTGGTTCCTATCGAAAATCCAAACAGATAAAGGCGAAAAAAATAACGGGATTCCCACTCTTGAAGAAGCAAGAAATTATTCTTTTACAAGCGATGAGAAAGAAAGAATACAAGAAATGCGCAAAAAGATGATGATTGGAAACCCAAAAGAAGTGAAACAACAATTAGCTGAGTTGCAGTCTGCCTACAGTGTTGATGAAATCATGATTGTAACCATTACTAATAGCTATGATAGACGAATAAAGTCATATGAGCTAATTGCCAAGGAAGTTTGGTGA
- a CDS encoding DUF3219 family protein produces MAKKVFLNDFALTVSNFKEAKVKSKKSEKLLTVVSFDFKVRGGEEYHVVTKFLYENVFDVSIPDTSLKFRGEINQYSTSYTNFSDEYSTSDFFLELMEVE; encoded by the coding sequence ATGGCTAAGAAGGTTTTCTTAAATGATTTTGCATTAACGGTTTCAAATTTTAAAGAGGCAAAAGTGAAAAGTAAAAAATCAGAGAAGCTGTTAACGGTAGTAAGCTTTGATTTTAAAGTAAGAGGTGGGGAAGAATACCACGTAGTTACGAAGTTTTTATATGAGAATGTATTCGATGTCAGCATTCCTGATACATCATTGAAATTTAGAGGGGAAATTAATCAGTATTCCACCTCCTATACTAATTTCTCTGATGAATACAGTACGAGTGATTTCTTTTTAGAATTAATGGAAGTGGAATAA
- a CDS encoding sensor histidine kinase has translation MKFSQWMKRIAGFLAIIIFLMVCCSFSYWLTAWFYEAIQVTPSEFIRQLINCIAGFFLFGCIIAVISKIPWIRSKQDKHLYPIIQAIKMIAEGNFNIDLSYYKNQFREGDNDHPYYQIVTNISHMAEKLGEMEEMRQEFISNVSHEIQSPLTSISGFAHALKNDDLSPQERNHYLDIIEMESIRLSKLSENLLKLTSLESEHLPLEQKEYRLDRQLRRIILANEPQWTEKEIDMDISLANVTIMADEEMLDQVWINLLHNSIKFTPKGGTITVKAFKSENKIITVKIKDTGIGMEQDSLMHIFERFYKADKSRSRNTGGNGLGLSIVKKIIDLHKGEIQVKSQIGKGTEITVKIGKQKDGSIEIN, from the coding sequence GTGAAGTTCTCACAATGGATGAAAAGAATAGCAGGCTTTCTTGCAATTATTATTTTTCTAATGGTATGCTGTTCCTTCTCCTATTGGTTAACAGCATGGTTTTATGAAGCAATCCAAGTAACACCAAGCGAATTCATCAGACAATTAATTAATTGCATTGCCGGATTCTTTCTCTTTGGATGCATAATAGCAGTTATCTCAAAAATCCCGTGGATTAGATCCAAACAGGATAAACACTTATACCCAATCATTCAAGCAATCAAAATGATAGCAGAAGGAAATTTTAATATTGACCTTTCCTATTATAAAAATCAGTTTAGAGAAGGTGACAATGATCATCCTTATTATCAAATAGTAACAAACATTAGTCATATGGCAGAAAAATTAGGAGAAATGGAGGAAATGCGTCAGGAATTTATCTCCAATGTGTCTCATGAAATTCAGTCTCCCTTAACCTCTATTAGTGGGTTTGCTCATGCTTTGAAAAATGATGATTTGAGTCCACAAGAGCGCAATCACTATTTGGACATCATTGAAATGGAAAGCATCCGTTTGTCCAAATTAAGTGAAAATCTATTAAAACTTACCTCTTTAGAATCGGAACATTTACCTTTGGAGCAAAAAGAGTACCGATTAGATCGACAGCTTCGTCGAATTATTCTTGCCAATGAACCACAATGGACAGAAAAAGAAATAGATATGGATATCTCCCTTGCGAACGTAACAATTATGGCAGATGAAGAAATGCTAGATCAAGTGTGGATTAATTTACTACATAATAGTATAAAATTCACGCCAAAAGGAGGTACTATAACAGTCAAGGCATTTAAATCGGAGAATAAGATTATTACTGTTAAAATAAAAGATACAGGAATTGGCATGGAGCAGGATTCGCTCATGCATATATTTGAACGCTTTTATAAAGCAGATAAATCAAGAAGTCGAAATACAGGAGGAAACGGCCTCGGTCTTTCTATTGTCAAAAAAATCATAGACTTGCATAAAGGCGAAATCCAAGTCAAAAGCCAAATAGGAAAAGGAACAGAGATAACAGTAAAAATAGGAAAGCAGAAGGACGGCTCTATTGAGATCAATTAG
- a CDS encoding response regulator transcription factor gives MAKILVVDDDPHIRELIRVILTKEGFSIVEAEDGEAAMSILEQEKMDLIILDIMMPNMDGWTLCREVRTYYTEIMPILMLTAKGETSQKVKGFELGADDYLVKPFAPAELVARVKVLLKRYQINVSNQIKIGNVVINRDTYKISIGDDESTLPLKEFELLFKLATHQKKTFSREQLIEDIWGYDYEGDERTVDVHIKRLRQRFAQEDCPFKITTVRGLGYRLEVK, from the coding sequence ATGGCAAAAATACTAGTCGTAGATGATGATCCACATATTAGAGAATTAATCCGTGTCATTCTAACAAAGGAAGGCTTCTCTATTGTGGAGGCAGAAGATGGAGAAGCAGCGATGTCTATACTCGAGCAAGAAAAAATGGATTTAATTATCCTTGATATTATGATGCCGAATATGGATGGTTGGACACTTTGCCGTGAAGTGCGAACCTATTATACAGAGATAATGCCAATCTTGATGTTGACAGCAAAAGGAGAAACATCACAAAAAGTGAAAGGATTTGAACTTGGAGCAGACGATTACTTAGTGAAGCCCTTTGCTCCTGCTGAGCTAGTTGCTAGGGTGAAGGTACTTCTCAAGCGCTACCAAATTAATGTTTCCAATCAGATTAAGATAGGAAATGTCGTGATTAATCGAGACACCTATAAAATTTCTATTGGAGATGATGAAAGTACATTACCTTTAAAGGAATTTGAATTATTATTTAAGCTTGCAACCCATCAAAAGAAAACTTTTTCGCGAGAACAATTAATTGAAGATATATGGGGCTATGATTATGAGGGGGATGAGCGCACCGTTGATGTTCATATAAAACGTCTAAGGCAGCGATTTGCCCAAGAGGACTGTCCCTTTAAAATAACGACAGTTCGCGGTCTTGGTTATCGATTGGAGGTTAAATAG
- a CDS encoding ABC transporter permease, translating to MSSTTLKPTREQKVYRNSTFRQAVRNSLTMAYRGLLKIKRTPEQLSDVTLQPILFTLMFTYIFGGAISGNVQNYLPVIIPGILVQTVITTSVVTGVQLREDMDKGVFDRFKSLPIARIAPLAGALLADTIRYTIATTLTFTMGYIMGYRPDGGIGFVILAGILVIVCSWAISWIFAFLGVISRTASSVQGISMIVLFPLTFLSNAFVPADTMPNFLQWFVKINPISHLVTAVRDLTNAGTIGLDFTISLIGAAVIVAIFAPITVRAYMRRA from the coding sequence ATGAGCAGTACTACATTAAAACCAACCAGAGAACAAAAAGTTTACAGAAACTCCACTTTTCGTCAAGCAGTGCGAAATTCATTAACAATGGCCTATAGAGGTTTGCTTAAGATAAAGCGTACACCTGAACAATTATCAGATGTTACCTTACAGCCGATTCTTTTTACTCTTATGTTTACGTATATTTTTGGCGGAGCTATTTCTGGCAATGTGCAAAACTATTTACCGGTTATTATTCCGGGAATTCTCGTTCAAACTGTTATTACAACATCAGTGGTAACAGGTGTCCAGCTCAGGGAGGACATGGATAAAGGAGTGTTTGACCGCTTTAAGTCTTTGCCGATTGCCAGAATTGCTCCTTTAGCAGGAGCATTGCTTGCTGATACTATTCGCTATACCATTGCCACAACTCTTACGTTTACGATGGGATATATTATGGGTTATCGACCAGATGGTGGTATAGGTTTTGTGATCTTGGCAGGAATTCTTGTTATTGTTTGTTCTTGGGCAATCAGTTGGATCTTTGCTTTCTTGGGTGTTATTTCACGAACTGCTTCTAGTGTACAAGGAATTTCTATGATTGTCTTGTTTCCATTAACATTTCTGTCCAATGCCTTTGTTCCAGCAGACACAATGCCTAATTTCCTTCAGTGGTTTGTAAAAATTAATCCTATCTCTCACTTAGTTACAGCAGTTAGGGATCTAACAAACGCAGGAACAATTGGCTTAGATTTCACAATCTCTCTTATTGGAGCAGCCGTAATAGTAGCTATTTTTGCACCGATTACCGTACGTGCTTATATGAGACGCGCATAA
- a CDS encoding ATP-binding cassette domain-containing protein, producing MNQVTNNKKIIDSRELAVEAEGLVKVFGDNRAVDGVDLQVRTGSIYGVLGPNGAGKTTTIRMLATLLKADAGSAKIFGYDIGKEPQQVRQLIGVTGQYASVDESLSATENLIIFSRLLGLGRIESKRKAMELLEEFGLTEAAKRPLKNFSGGMRRRLDLAASLIAQPPLIFLDEPTTGLDPRTRNQMWETIRKLVKGGSTVLLTTQYLQEADELADRVAVIDHGKVVAEGTVNELKGSIGTSSLHLSIQNEQNMQEARLIVERVLNVQSAVSAEGGKITAPMADADKVTDLLMTLKTAGIPLAELSVQKPTLDEVFLAITGSNANVDKSSKGEGLV from the coding sequence TTGAATCAAGTGACTAATAATAAAAAGATTATAGATAGTAGAGAACTGGCTGTGGAAGCGGAAGGGCTGGTAAAAGTATTTGGCGATAATCGCGCTGTAGATGGTGTGGATTTACAGGTTCGCACAGGTTCTATTTATGGGGTACTTGGTCCTAATGGAGCAGGGAAAACAACTACGATTAGAATGCTCGCAACTTTGTTGAAGGCAGATGCAGGTTCTGCAAAGATTTTCGGCTACGATATAGGAAAGGAGCCACAGCAAGTTCGCCAATTAATTGGTGTAACAGGTCAGTATGCGTCTGTTGATGAATCCCTAAGCGCAACAGAGAACTTAATCATTTTTTCTCGGTTATTAGGTTTAGGGCGTATTGAATCAAAACGTAAAGCAATGGAATTATTAGAAGAGTTTGGCTTAACAGAAGCAGCAAAACGTCCATTGAAAAATTTTTCAGGAGGAATGCGGAGACGACTGGATTTAGCTGCAAGCCTTATTGCACAGCCGCCACTTATTTTTTTAGACGAACCAACTACTGGACTTGATCCACGAACGCGTAATCAAATGTGGGAGACAATCAGGAAATTAGTAAAAGGGGGATCAACAGTCCTGCTGACAACACAGTACTTGCAAGAGGCAGATGAACTTGCAGATCGAGTTGCGGTCATCGATCATGGAAAAGTGGTCGCAGAAGGTACAGTGAATGAGTTGAAGGGGTCTATCGGGACTTCCTCCTTACACTTAAGTATTCAAAATGAACAAAATATGCAGGAAGCTCGCCTGATTGTGGAACGTGTGCTTAACGTTCAATCAGCTGTATCAGCAGAAGGTGGAAAAATTACAGCGCCAATGGCTGATGCGGATAAAGTAACCGATTTGCTTATGACATTAAAGACAGCTGGCATTCCATTGGCTGAATTAAGTGTGCAAAAGCCAACATTAGATGAAGTATTTCTAGCTATTACTGGTTCTAATGCAAATGTAGATAAATCTAGTAAAGGGGAGGGATTAGTATGA